In the Ursus arctos isolate Adak ecotype North America unplaced genomic scaffold, UrsArc2.0 scaffold_19, whole genome shotgun sequence genome, one interval contains:
- the GOT2 gene encoding aspartate aminotransferase, mitochondrial isoform X2, whose protein sequence is MALLHSGRVLSGVAAAFHPGLASAASARASSWWTHVEMGPPDPILGVTEAFKRDTNSKKMNLGVGAYRDDNGKPYVLPSVRKAEAQIAAKNLDKEYLPIAGLAEFCKASAELALGENNEVLKSGRYATVQTISGTGALRIGASFLQRFFKFSRDVFLPKPSWGNHTPIFRDAGMQLHGYRYYDPKTCGFDFTGAVEDISKMPQQSVLLLHACAHNPTGVDPRPEQWKEIATVVKKNNLFAFFDMAYQGFASGDGNKDAWAVRHFIEQGINVCLCQSYAKNMGLYGERVGAFTVVCKDADEAKRVESQLKILIRPMYSNPPINGARIASTILTSPDLRKQWGSCRQREREKRHPTEQEAQCRTRAQDPGIMT, encoded by the exons ATGGCCCTGCTGCACTCAGGCCGCGTCCTGTCCGGGGTCGCTGCCGCTTTCCACCCGGGCCTCGCTTCTGCGGCTTCCGCCAGAGCCAG CTCTTGGTGGACCCATGTGGAAATGGGGCCCCCAGATCCCATCCTGGGAGTCACAGAAGCCTTTAAGAGAGACACCAACAGCAAAAAGATGAATCTAGGAGTTGGTGCCTACCGGGATGATAATGGAAAGCCTTATGTGCTCCCTAGTGTCCGAAAG GCAGAGGCCCAGATTGCTGCAAAAAATTTGGACAAAGAATATCTGCCCATCGCGGGGCTTGCTGAATTTTGTAAGGCATCTGCAGAGCTAGCCCTGGGTGAGAACAACGAAGTGTTGAAAAGTGGCCGG TATGCCACCGTGCAGACCATTTCTGGAACTGGGGCCTTGAGGATCGGAGCCAGTTTTCTG CAAAGATTTTTTAAGTTCAGCCGAGATGTCTTTCTGCCCAAACCGTCCTGGGGAAATCACACTCCGATCTTCAGGGACGCTGGCATGCAGCTGCATGGTTACCGGTACTATGACCCCAAGACGTGCGGCTTCGATTTCACTGGCGCCGTAGAGGACATTTCG AAAATGCCACAGCAAAGTGTTCTTCTCCTGCATGCCTGTGCCCACAACCCCACGGGAGTGGACCCCCGCCCTGAGCAGTGGAAGGAGATAGCAACAGTGGTGAAG aaAAACAATCTCTTTGCATTCTTTGACATGGCCTACCAAGGCTTTGCCAGTGGTGATGGTAACAAGGATGCCTGGGCTGTGCGCCACTTCATCGAACAGGGCATTAATGTCTGTCTCTGCCAATCCTATGCCAAGAACATGGGCTTATACG GGGAGCGTGTGGGAGCCTTCACTGTGGTCTGCAAAGATGCTGATGAAGCCAAGAGGGTGGAGTCACAGTTGAAGATCTTGATCCGTCCCATGTATTCCAACCCTCCAATCAATGGGGCCCGGATTGCCTCGACCATCCTGACCAGCCCCGACCTGCGAAAACAATG gggaagctgcaggcagagggagagggagaagcgacaccccactgagcaggaagcccaatgcaggactcgagcccaggaccctgggatcatgacctga
- the GOT2 gene encoding aspartate aminotransferase, mitochondrial isoform X1, whose amino-acid sequence MALLHSGRVLSGVAAAFHPGLASAASARASSWWTHVEMGPPDPILGVTEAFKRDTNSKKMNLGVGAYRDDNGKPYVLPSVRKAEAQIAAKNLDKEYLPIAGLAEFCKASAELALGENNEVLKSGRYATVQTISGTGALRIGASFLQRFFKFSRDVFLPKPSWGNHTPIFRDAGMQLHGYRYYDPKTCGFDFTGAVEDISKMPQQSVLLLHACAHNPTGVDPRPEQWKEIATVVKKNNLFAFFDMAYQGFASGDGNKDAWAVRHFIEQGINVCLCQSYAKNMGLYGERVGAFTVVCKDADEAKRVESQLKILIRPMYSNPPINGARIASTILTSPDLRKQWLQEVKGMADRIISMRTQLVSNLKKEGSSHSWQHITDQIGMFCFTGLKPEQVERLTKEFSIYMTKDGRISVAGVTSGNVGYLAHAIHQVTK is encoded by the exons ATGGCCCTGCTGCACTCAGGCCGCGTCCTGTCCGGGGTCGCTGCCGCTTTCCACCCGGGCCTCGCTTCTGCGGCTTCCGCCAGAGCCAG CTCTTGGTGGACCCATGTGGAAATGGGGCCCCCAGATCCCATCCTGGGAGTCACAGAAGCCTTTAAGAGAGACACCAACAGCAAAAAGATGAATCTAGGAGTTGGTGCCTACCGGGATGATAATGGAAAGCCTTATGTGCTCCCTAGTGTCCGAAAG GCAGAGGCCCAGATTGCTGCAAAAAATTTGGACAAAGAATATCTGCCCATCGCGGGGCTTGCTGAATTTTGTAAGGCATCTGCAGAGCTAGCCCTGGGTGAGAACAACGAAGTGTTGAAAAGTGGCCGG TATGCCACCGTGCAGACCATTTCTGGAACTGGGGCCTTGAGGATCGGAGCCAGTTTTCTG CAAAGATTTTTTAAGTTCAGCCGAGATGTCTTTCTGCCCAAACCGTCCTGGGGAAATCACACTCCGATCTTCAGGGACGCTGGCATGCAGCTGCATGGTTACCGGTACTATGACCCCAAGACGTGCGGCTTCGATTTCACTGGCGCCGTAGAGGACATTTCG AAAATGCCACAGCAAAGTGTTCTTCTCCTGCATGCCTGTGCCCACAACCCCACGGGAGTGGACCCCCGCCCTGAGCAGTGGAAGGAGATAGCAACAGTGGTGAAG aaAAACAATCTCTTTGCATTCTTTGACATGGCCTACCAAGGCTTTGCCAGTGGTGATGGTAACAAGGATGCCTGGGCTGTGCGCCACTTCATCGAACAGGGCATTAATGTCTGTCTCTGCCAATCCTATGCCAAGAACATGGGCTTATACG GGGAGCGTGTGGGAGCCTTCACTGTGGTCTGCAAAGATGCTGATGAAGCCAAGAGGGTGGAGTCACAGTTGAAGATCTTGATCCGTCCCATGTATTCCAACCCTCCAATCAATGGGGCCCGGATTGCCTCGACCATCCTGACCAGCCCCGACCTGCGAAAACAATG gTTGCAGGAAGTAAAAGGCATGGCTGACCGCATCATTAGCATGCGGACTCAGCTGGTCTCCAACCTCAAGAAGGAGGGCTCCTCCCACAGCTGGCAGCACATCACTGACCAGATTGGCATGTTCTGTTTCACAGGACTAAAGCCCGAACAG GTGGAGAGGCTGACCAAGGAGTTCTCTATCTACATGACAAAGGACGGCCGCATCTCTGTGGCAGGGGTCACCTCCGGCAACGTGGGCTACCTTGCCCATGCCATTCACCAGGTCACCAAGTAA